A DNA window from Leopardus geoffroyi isolate Oge1 chromosome A1, O.geoffroyi_Oge1_pat1.0, whole genome shotgun sequence contains the following coding sequences:
- the LOC123577587 gene encoding LOW QUALITY PROTEIN: olfactory receptor 2G2-like (The sequence of the model RefSeq protein was modified relative to this genomic sequence to represent the inferred CDS: inserted 1 base in 1 codon): protein MCLTNDSTFPGFILVGFSDRPQLELVLFGVILCLYMMTLLGNVTIILVSLLDSKLHTLMYFFLSHFSLLDLCFTSSIIPQLLVNLGGSDKSITYGGCVVQLYVSLALGSTECVLLAVMSYDRYIAXPLHYAFAMRPSLCHALASVAWLSGVATTLIQSTLTLQLPFCGHHQVDHFVCEVPVLIKLACVETTFNQVELFAASVLFLVVPLSLILISYWHIARAVLKIKSAIGRHKAFGTCSSHLMAVIIFYGTIIFMYLQPAKSRSKDQGKFASLFYTVVTPILNPLIYTLRNKEVKAAMKKILGRTLWLSET, encoded by the exons ATGTGTTTGACCAATGACAGCACCTTCCCTGGGTTCATTTTGGTAGGCTTTTCTGATCGGCCTCAGCTAGAGCTGGTTCTTTTTGGGGTAATCTTGTGTCTTTACATGATGACGCTCCTAGGCAATGTTACCATCATCCTAGTTTCCCTCTTGGACTCTAAACTGCACACCCTAATGTACTTTTTCCTCTCCCACTTCTCCCTCCTGGACCTCTGTTTCACCAGCAGCATTATTCCTCAGCTTCTAGtcaacctgggtggttcagataAGTCCATCACTTATGGTGGCTGTGTGGTTCAGCTCTATGTCTCTCTTGCCCTGGGATCCACGGAGTGTGTCCTCCTGGCTGTGATGTCCTATGATCGGTACATCG GTCCTCTACATTATGCCTTTGCCATGCGCCCCAGCCTCTGTCATGCCCTGGCATCTGTGGCATGGCTCAGTGGGGTAGCTACCACCCTTATACAGTCTACTCTCACCCTGCAGTTGCCTTTCTGTGGGCATCACCAAGTGGATCATTTTGTCTGTGAGGTCCCTGTGCTCATCAAGTTGGCTTGTGTGGAAACGACTTTCAATCAAGTGGAGCTATTTGCGGCTAGTGTTTTATTCCTGGTGGTGCCTTTATCACTCATCCTGATCTCCTACTGGCACATTGCCAGAGCAGTACTGAAGATCAAGTCAGCCATCGGACGACACAAGGCATTTGGGACCTGTTCCTCCCACTTAATGGCTGTCATAATCTTCTATGGAACCATCATCTTCATGTACCTGCAACCAGCCAAGAGCAGATCCAAAGACCAAGGAAAGTTTGCTTCCCTTTTCTACACTGTGGTGACCCCCATACTCAACCCTCTCATCTACACCCtgagaaacaaagaagtaaaggcagcaatgaaaaaaattcttggtAGAACATTATGGCTCAGTGAAACATGA